One Janthinobacterium sp. TB1-E2 genomic region harbors:
- a CDS encoding bacteriohemerythrin — protein MGKSHWKDEMALGVPVIDEAHEALFQELARLQQLGDQHFSVAFRELIAAVERDFREEEDLMEQIAFPSLANHREQHARVLSGLHHAWAAVDEGDLEQGRHALSLLPQWLIFHQATMDLALAAALELVQRQPN, from the coding sequence ATGGGTAAATCGCATTGGAAGGATGAGATGGCGCTGGGTGTTCCCGTCATCGACGAGGCGCATGAGGCGCTGTTTCAGGAACTGGCGCGGCTGCAGCAATTGGGCGACCAGCATTTCAGCGTGGCGTTTCGCGAGCTGATTGCGGCCGTCGAACGCGATTTCCGCGAGGAGGAGGATTTGATGGAACAAATCGCCTTTCCCTCGCTGGCCAACCACCGCGAACAGCATGCGCGCGTGCTCAGCGGCTTGCACCATGCCTGGGCCGCCGTCGATGAAGGCGACCTGGAACAGGGACGCCATGCGCTGTCGCTGTTGCCGCAATGGCTGATCTTCCACCAGGCCACCATGGACCTGGCCCTGGCGGCGGCGCTGGAACTGGTGCAGCGCCAGCCCAATTAG
- a CDS encoding sulfite reductase flavoprotein subunit alpha, which yields MTTSSLPQLRASTDAVPAVRQPSAAPQQRRWHWTWKQIWFQLHWFIGITAGTVLVIIGLSGATLAFKEELLDVMNPGVRHVSVETHAPLTPAQLSSIAAAEHGQRVASITMYAQAGTAPRLFFAPKNGQRRGESIYVHPYTGATQPALAGAEFFEWTESLHRWLLLPRDPGRQVAGALALCLLGLALSGLYLRWPRRPLDWRTWLTFDPALKGRSFLWNLHAVAGTWCLIVYVALTLTGIYWSYDVVRDNIDAWAGKPPRMAQAPAKKGGGKEKAPAADISLAWTSFQQHAAGWTLASVRLPTRAGEAVQFTWLASDAPHERARSRMSIAPADGSITENEPYSQQALGARLVNIIYPLHMGTYFGLPGRIIVTLASLGLPLFAITGWMLYLGRRKAKRAVQAQRAMLGAGAPGKTDTGLPTLVAYASQSGQAERLALESARALQQAGVAVDVQSLDRFDPAQLRQYERALIVASTFGEGEAPDGTRRFARLLHATSGTPLAGLEFGMLALGDRHYSAFCGFGHALAQQLQALGAHPLFPLIEVDKHDPAALADWSQALARCSGSAIDAIGVQEEASYAEWRLARRVLLNPGSLGGELHEITLTGPAGATWEAGALAEIIACNADGSDGDADHTHHAPRSYSLASLPSDGELQLLVRQERHAGEDNQGFGVCSGWLTRFAPLGASIRLRLQANPAFAPALADVPCIYIGNGSGLAGLRAHLRARQRAGLARNWLLFGERQQAFDSVCGEELQGWLDAGHLARLDRVFSRDGETREYVQDRLRANAEELREWLAQGAIVYVCGSLQGMAAGIDAVLQEVLGQEGLDALLAAGRYRRDVY from the coding sequence ATGACCACTTCCTCCCTCCCCCAGTTGCGCGCCAGCACCGACGCCGTGCCCGCAGTGCGCCAGCCAAGCGCCGCCCCGCAACAACGGCGCTGGCACTGGACCTGGAAGCAGATATGGTTTCAATTGCACTGGTTTATCGGCATCACTGCCGGCACGGTGCTGGTGATCATTGGCCTGAGCGGCGCCACCCTGGCCTTCAAGGAGGAATTACTCGATGTCATGAACCCCGGCGTGCGCCATGTGTCCGTGGAAACCCACGCCCCGCTGACGCCGGCCCAGTTAAGTAGCATTGCCGCAGCCGAACACGGCCAGCGCGTGGCGTCGATCACCATGTATGCGCAAGCGGGCACGGCGCCACGGTTGTTCTTCGCGCCGAAGAACGGCCAGCGGCGCGGCGAGTCCATCTATGTGCATCCGTACACGGGCGCGACCCAGCCTGCGCTGGCGGGGGCGGAATTTTTCGAGTGGACGGAGTCATTGCACCGCTGGCTGCTGCTGCCGCGCGATCCGGGCCGGCAAGTGGCGGGTGCGCTGGCCCTGTGCCTGCTGGGGTTAGCCCTGTCCGGCCTGTATCTGCGCTGGCCCCGCCGTCCGCTGGACTGGCGCACGTGGCTGACCTTCGATCCCGCCCTGAAGGGCCGCTCCTTTTTGTGGAATCTGCACGCCGTGGCCGGCACCTGGTGCCTGATCGTCTACGTGGCGCTGACCTTGACGGGCATTTACTGGAGCTATGACGTGGTGCGCGACAATATCGACGCCTGGGCCGGCAAGCCGCCAAGGATGGCACAGGCACCCGCGAAAAAAGGCGGCGGCAAGGAGAAGGCGCCCGCCGCCGACATCAGCCTGGCCTGGACCAGCTTCCAGCAGCACGCCGCCGGCTGGACCCTGGCCAGCGTGCGCCTGCCCACGCGCGCCGGCGAAGCCGTGCAATTCACGTGGCTGGCGAGCGATGCGCCGCACGAACGGGCGCGCAGCCGCATGAGCATTGCACCGGCCGACGGCAGCATCACGGAAAACGAGCCGTACAGCCAGCAAGCGCTCGGTGCACGCCTCGTCAACATCATTTATCCGCTGCACATGGGCACGTATTTCGGCTTGCCGGGCCGCATCATCGTTACCTTGGCCAGCCTGGGCCTGCCCTTGTTCGCCATCACGGGCTGGATGCTGTACCTGGGCCGCCGCAAGGCAAAGCGAGCTGTCCAGGCGCAGCGCGCCATGCTGGGCGCCGGTGCGCCGGGCAAGACGGACACAGGTTTACCTACCCTCGTCGCCTACGCCAGCCAGTCGGGACAGGCCGAGCGCCTGGCCCTGGAAAGCGCACGCGCCCTGCAGCAGGCCGGGGTCGCCGTCGACGTGCAGTCGCTGGACCGGTTTGATCCCGCGCAATTGCGCCAGTACGAACGGGCGCTGATCGTCGCCAGCACCTTTGGCGAAGGCGAGGCGCCGGACGGCACGCGCCGCTTCGCGCGCCTCTTGCACGCAACATCGGGCACGCCGCTGGCGGGCCTCGAATTCGGCATGCTGGCCCTGGGCGACCGCCATTACAGCGCCTTCTGCGGTTTTGGCCATGCGCTGGCGCAGCAATTGCAAGCGCTGGGCGCCCATCCATTATTCCCGCTGATCGAAGTGGACAAGCACGACCCCGCTGCCCTGGCCGACTGGTCCCAAGCACTGGCCCGCTGCAGCGGCAGCGCCATCGACGCCATCGGCGTACAGGAAGAAGCGTCGTATGCCGAGTGGCGCCTGGCGCGGCGCGTGCTGCTCAACCCGGGGAGCCTGGGCGGCGAATTGCATGAAATCACCTTGACGGGCCCGGCCGGCGCCACCTGGGAAGCGGGCGCGCTGGCGGAAATCATCGCCTGCAACGCGGATGGCAGTGATGGCGATGCAGACCATACCCACCACGCGCCCCGCAGCTATTCGCTCGCTTCGCTGCCATCCGATGGTGAACTGCAATTGCTGGTGCGCCAGGAACGCCATGCGGGCGAGGACAACCAGGGATTTGGCGTCTGTTCCGGCTGGCTCACGCGCTTCGCCCCGCTGGGTGCCAGCATCCGCTTGCGCCTGCAAGCCAATCCCGCCTTCGCTCCCGCCCTGGCCGACGTGCCCTGCATTTATATCGGCAACGGTTCCGGCCTGGCCGGCCTGCGTGCCCACTTACGCGCGCGCCAGCGGGCGGGGCTGGCCCGCAACTGGCTGCTGTTCGGCGAGCGCCAGCAAGCTTTTGACAGCGTCTGCGGCGAAGAGTTGCAAGGCTGGCTCGACGCTGGCCACCTGGCGCGCCTGGACAGGGTCTTTTCGCGCGATGGTGAAACCCGGGAATACGTGCAAGACCGCCTGCGCGCCAACGCTGAAGAGTTGCGCGAGTGGCTGGCGCAAGGCGCCATCGTCTACGTATGCGGCAGCCTGCAAGGCATGGCGGCAGGAATCGATGCTGTACTGCAAGAAGTGCTGGGCCAGGAGGGCCTCGACGCCCTGCTGGCGGCCGGACGCTACCGCCGCGACGTGTATTGA
- a CDS encoding branched-chain amino acid aminotransferase yields the protein MTTSTPNLVVTPSAHPLSDAERAARMVNPAFGRIFTDHMVVIPYRDGKWQQGELKAYGPLMLDPSASSLHYGQAIFEGYKAFAQPDGSIKTFRPEQNAERFNRSAARLAMPAIPVELFLEAGDALISQDRNWVPKNTGESLYMRPLMIATDPYLGVRPSEEYLFVLFASPAGAYFPKGVKPVTVWISEDFVRAAPGGTGEAKCAGNYAASLMAQSQAQEKGCDQVVWLDAVHREFIEEMGGMNLFFVYKDGEKITVVTPELTGTLLPGITRRSLLEMAKDLGYATEERKLSVQQWRDDIASGRMTEVFACGTAAVITPVGVAKANGFEMTINNNENGAVTLALREALLGLQHGTAADTHGWMHKVC from the coding sequence ATGACCACTTCCACACCGAATCTCGTCGTCACCCCGTCCGCCCACCCCTTGTCCGACGCCGAGCGCGCCGCGCGCATGGTCAATCCCGCCTTTGGCCGCATCTTCACCGACCACATGGTGGTGATTCCTTACCGTGACGGCAAGTGGCAGCAGGGCGAACTGAAGGCTTACGGCCCGCTGATGCTGGACCCATCCGCTTCGTCCCTGCACTACGGCCAGGCCATCTTCGAAGGCTACAAGGCGTTTGCCCAGCCGGACGGCAGCATCAAGACTTTCCGCCCGGAACAAAACGCGGAGCGCTTCAACCGCAGCGCCGCGCGCCTGGCCATGCCGGCCATTCCTGTCGAGCTGTTCCTGGAAGCGGGCGACGCGCTCATTTCGCAAGACCGCAACTGGGTGCCGAAGAACACGGGCGAGAGCCTGTACATGCGTCCGCTGATGATCGCTACCGATCCTTACCTGGGCGTGCGTCCATCGGAAGAATACCTGTTCGTGCTGTTCGCCTCGCCGGCCGGCGCCTACTTCCCGAAAGGCGTGAAACCCGTCACCGTGTGGATCAGCGAAGACTTCGTGCGCGCCGCGCCGGGCGGCACCGGTGAAGCCAAATGCGCGGGCAACTACGCGGCCAGCCTGATGGCGCAGTCGCAAGCGCAAGAGAAGGGCTGCGACCAGGTCGTGTGGCTGGACGCCGTGCACCGGGAATTCATCGAGGAAATGGGCGGCATGAATTTGTTCTTCGTGTATAAAGATGGCGAAAAGATCACCGTCGTGACGCCGGAACTGACGGGTACCTTGCTGCCAGGCATTACCCGTCGCAGCCTGCTGGAAATGGCGAAAGACCTCGGCTATGCGACGGAAGAGCGTAAATTGTCCGTCCAGCAATGGCGCGACGACATCGCCTCGGGCCGCATGACCGAAGTGTTCGCCTGCGGCACGGCCGCCGTCATCACGCCTGTGGGCGTGGCCAAGGCCAATGGCTTTGAAATGACCATCAACAACAATGAAAACGGCGCCGTCACCCTGGCCCTGCGCGAAGCGCTGCTGGGCTTGCAGCATGGCACTGCCGCAGACACCCACGGCTGGATGCATAAAGTTTGCTGA
- a CDS encoding ribonuclease T2 family protein gives MKIRSVLPALAAVFLSLSATAAHAADASCAIPRNVSYYDYDVKPSDEKNTCYKQSTNVPTDYFMLALSWSPGFCDSQRRRGAVSKKAAFQCAESNQFGWIVHGLWAQSNNPATCEDISVTPPRKTDMHPRYCKGNLPKLAPSDILPYMCMQPGEALLQGEWEKHGACDFDTAKEYFEKERELFQALKLPDSTMPKNELFQWMKQHNPQLKGRWLGYEKHSGELRICYSKDFKVIDCQK, from the coding sequence ATGAAAATTCGCTCTGTCTTGCCTGCGCTGGCCGCCGTTTTCCTCAGCCTGTCCGCAACTGCCGCCCATGCGGCCGACGCCAGCTGCGCCATTCCCCGCAACGTCAGCTATTACGATTACGACGTCAAGCCGTCGGACGAGAAAAACACGTGCTACAAGCAAAGCACGAACGTGCCCACCGATTACTTCATGCTGGCGCTGTCGTGGTCGCCAGGCTTTTGCGACAGCCAGCGCCGCCGTGGCGCCGTGTCGAAGAAGGCCGCTTTCCAGTGCGCCGAGAGCAACCAGTTCGGCTGGATCGTGCATGGGCTGTGGGCGCAGTCGAACAATCCCGCCACGTGCGAAGACATTTCCGTGACGCCGCCGCGCAAGACGGACATGCATCCGCGCTACTGCAAGGGCAATTTGCCGAAACTGGCGCCGTCCGACATCTTGCCCTACATGTGCATGCAGCCGGGCGAAGCCTTGCTGCAGGGCGAATGGGAAAAGCATGGCGCCTGCGATTTCGATACGGCGAAGGAATATTTCGAGAAGGAACGCGAACTGTTCCAGGCCTTGAAGTTGCCGGACTCCACCATGCCGAAAAACGAGCTGTTCCAGTGGATGAAGCAGCACAACCCACAGCTGAAAGGCCGCTGGCTCGGCTATGAAAAGCACTCGGGCGAGTTGCGCATCTGTTATTCGAAAGATTTCAAGGTCATCGACTGCCAGAAGTGA
- a CDS encoding MFS transporter: MQKQHTQAVMVGEDGLPPGARLWAMLALAIGVGMASLDTAIANTALPAIASELHTTPAASVWIVNVYQLAMVATLLPFSALGEIAGYRRVFISGMFLFTLASLACALAWSLPSLVVARLFQGVGASAMMSVNTALLRALYPKHLLGRAFGNNALVVAVAFAIGPTAASLILATASWPWLFAINVPLGVAGFFLASRMLPATKLSGHTLDARTALYNVGAFGLLILLFGDAAHHAALSTLLPELVAVAVFFVLLLRRQAGHAAPMLPIDLFRRPLFLLSSLTAICTFAAQGLAFVSLPFYFEVTLGRSPVETGFLMTPWAVLVAVMAPVAGRLSDRYSPGVLGGIGLAALAGGLLTLVWIPAHPSVFDIGWRMALCGIGFGFFQAPNLKAIMGSAPPERAGGASGVVATSRLIGQATGAALVAYCFTVSASRGTTYALCLAVGFAAMASIASFSRLVVAQPAWLTGKGS; this comes from the coding sequence ATGCAGAAGCAGCACACGCAAGCCGTCATGGTGGGCGAGGACGGCTTGCCGCCCGGCGCCCGTTTATGGGCCATGCTGGCGCTGGCCATCGGCGTGGGCATGGCTTCGCTCGATACGGCGATTGCCAATACGGCCTTGCCGGCCATCGCCAGCGAGCTGCACACGACGCCGGCCGCCTCCGTGTGGATCGTGAACGTGTACCAGCTGGCCATGGTGGCGACCTTGCTGCCGTTCTCGGCACTCGGCGAAATCGCCGGCTACCGGCGCGTGTTTATCTCCGGCATGTTCCTGTTTACCTTGGCCTCGCTCGCCTGCGCACTGGCCTGGTCCTTGCCGTCGCTGGTGGTGGCGCGGCTTTTTCAAGGCGTCGGCGCCAGCGCCATGATGAGCGTCAACACGGCGCTGCTGCGCGCCCTGTACCCGAAACATTTGCTGGGCCGCGCGTTTGGCAACAATGCGCTGGTGGTGGCCGTCGCGTTCGCCATCGGGCCCACGGCCGCGTCGCTGATCCTGGCGACGGCCTCGTGGCCGTGGCTGTTTGCCATCAATGTGCCGCTGGGCGTAGCCGGCTTTTTCCTCGCCAGCCGCATGTTGCCGGCGACAAAACTGTCTGGCCACACGCTCGATGCGCGCACGGCGCTGTACAACGTGGGCGCCTTCGGCTTGCTGATTCTGCTCTTTGGCGATGCGGCCCATCACGCGGCCCTGTCGACCTTGCTGCCGGAACTGGTGGCCGTGGCGGTCTTCTTTGTCTTGCTGCTGCGCCGCCAGGCGGGGCACGCTGCACCGATGCTGCCGATCGATCTGTTCCGCCGTCCATTATTCCTGCTGTCGTCGCTGACGGCCATCTGCACGTTTGCCGCGCAGGGGCTGGCGTTTGTGTCTCTGCCATTCTATTTTGAAGTGACGCTGGGCCGTTCGCCCGTCGAGACGGGCTTCCTGATGACGCCATGGGCCGTGCTGGTGGCCGTGATGGCGCCTGTCGCCGGGCGCCTGAGCGACCGCTATTCGCCGGGCGTGCTGGGCGGCATTGGCTTGGCGGCGCTGGCTGGCGGCTTGCTGACCCTGGTGTGGATACCGGCGCACCCGAGCGTCTTTGACATCGGCTGGCGCATGGCCTTGTGCGGCATCGGCTTCGGCTTTTTCCAGGCGCCCAATCTGAAAGCCATCATGGGCAGCGCGCCGCCCGAGCGGGCCGGCGGCGCCAGCGGCGTGGTGGCCACGTCGCGCCTGATCGGGCAAGCCACGGGCGCGGCGCTGGTCGCGTATTGCTTCACGGTCTCGGCCAGCCGGGGCACGACGTATGCGCTGTGCCTGGCGGTAGGATTCGCCGCCATGGCCAGCATCGCCAGCTTCTCGCGCCTGGTGGTGGCGCAGCCGGCGTGGCTGACTGGCAAGGGCAGCTAA
- a CDS encoding acyl-CoA synthetase, translated as MTADFNTGLGKNSANYAALTPLDYIARAAAVYGNRLAIAHGAVRQTWQETYARTRRLASGLIKLGVGTGDTVAVMLPNTPAMVEASFGVPMAGAVLNALNIRLDLASLTFMLRHGQAKVLLADTEFAELARQMAAQIPGLRVIQVNDVLGPEVEAFAELDYESLLASGDPDYDWQPPADEWDAIALNYTSGTTGDPKGVVYHHRGAALNALSNILEWDMPKHAVYLWTLPMFHCNGWCFPWTVAARAGVNVCLRKFEPKLVFDLMRELRITHYCAAPIVHAALANAPANWRDGIAWTVRGMVAGAPPPAAMVAKIEAMGFDLIHSYGLTEVYGPAAICAEQDEWAALSQEERAVLKSRQGVRYHLQSAVAVLDPETMQPVAADGEQIGEIMFRGNICMKGYLKNEKATLEAFAGGWFHTGDLGVMYPDGYIKLKDRSKDIIISGGENISSVEVEDALYHHPQVLAAAVIAQPDEKWGETPCAFVELREGGTVTEAELIAFCKNNLAGFKVPKAIYFGPLPRTSTGKIQKFELRKRMQSDKAIDV; from the coding sequence ATGACAGCTGATTTCAACACCGGCCTCGGCAAAAACAGCGCCAACTACGCCGCCCTCACCCCGCTCGACTATATCGCCAGGGCAGCCGCAGTATATGGCAATCGCCTGGCAATTGCACATGGCGCCGTGCGGCAGACGTGGCAAGAAACGTATGCGCGCACGCGCCGCCTCGCCTCGGGCTTGATCAAGCTGGGCGTGGGCACGGGCGACACGGTGGCCGTAATGCTGCCGAACACGCCCGCCATGGTGGAAGCGAGCTTTGGCGTCCCCATGGCCGGCGCCGTCCTCAATGCCTTGAACATACGCCTCGACCTGGCCTCATTGACCTTCATGCTGCGCCATGGCCAGGCGAAAGTCTTGCTGGCCGACACGGAATTTGCCGAGCTGGCGCGCCAGATGGCGGCACAGATTCCCGGCTTGCGCGTGATCCAGGTCAACGACGTGCTGGGACCGGAGGTGGAAGCATTTGCCGAGCTCGACTATGAAAGCTTGCTGGCCAGCGGCGACCCCGACTACGACTGGCAGCCGCCGGCGGACGAGTGGGACGCCATCGCCCTGAACTACACGTCCGGCACCACGGGCGACCCGAAAGGCGTCGTCTACCACCACCGCGGCGCGGCCTTGAACGCCCTGTCGAACATCCTGGAATGGGACATGCCCAAGCACGCCGTCTACCTGTGGACCTTGCCCATGTTCCACTGCAATGGCTGGTGCTTCCCGTGGACCGTGGCCGCGCGCGCCGGCGTGAACGTCTGCCTGCGCAAGTTCGAACCGAAGCTCGTGTTCGACCTGATGCGCGAATTGCGCATCACCCACTATTGCGCCGCGCCCATCGTGCACGCGGCCCTGGCCAACGCGCCCGCCAACTGGCGCGACGGCATAGCCTGGACCGTGCGCGGCATGGTGGCCGGCGCGCCACCGCCAGCGGCCATGGTGGCGAAGATCGAAGCCATGGGTTTCGACTTGATCCACTCGTATGGCTTGACGGAAGTGTATGGCCCGGCCGCCATCTGCGCGGAACAGGACGAGTGGGCGGCGCTGTCGCAGGAAGAGCGGGCCGTATTGAAATCGCGCCAGGGCGTGCGCTACCACTTGCAAAGCGCCGTCGCCGTGCTCGATCCGGAAACGATGCAGCCTGTGGCGGCCGATGGAGAACAGATCGGCGAGATCATGTTCCGTGGCAATATCTGCATGAAGGGCTATCTGAAAAATGAAAAGGCGACGCTGGAAGCGTTCGCCGGCGGCTGGTTCCACACGGGCGACCTCGGCGTCATGTATCCGGACGGCTATATCAAGCTGAAGGACCGCAGCAAGGACATCATCATTTCCGGCGGAGAAAACATTTCCAGCGTGGAAGTGGAGGACGCTTTGTACCACCATCCGCAAGTACTGGCCGCCGCCGTCATCGCCCAGCCGGACGAGAAATGGGGCGAGACGCCGTGCGCCTTCGTCGAATTGCGCGAAGGCGGCACGGTGACGGAAGCGGAATTGATTGCGTTTTGCAAGAACAACCTGGCCGGTTTCAAGGTGCCGAAAGCCATTTATTTCGGTCCCCTGCCCCGCACGTCGACGGGCAAGATCCAGAAGTTCGAACTGCGCAAGCGCATGCAGTCGGACAAGGCCATCGACGTCTAG
- a CDS encoding Crp/Fnr family transcriptional regulator, with protein sequence MDSNDSVERAMPELDSHDWFAALDPRHQTLLRAGSVLRHYEAGAVITRRGEPSVHWIGVHTGLIKLAVYNTDGRGATFSGVPAGGWCGEGSVLKRELRRYDVVAVRASSIVLVPVDLFHLLLAESLSFNAFVIRQLNERMGQFIATIQNQRLLAVDAQVAQAIAQLFHPMLYPRTSSVLELSQEEIGLLTGISRQRVNQALGHLAELKLISIAYQSIRVVDLDGLRRYGVASL encoded by the coding sequence ATGGATAGCAACGATAGTGTAGAACGTGCGATGCCGGAACTCGACAGCCACGACTGGTTCGCGGCCCTCGATCCCCGGCATCAGACCCTGTTGCGCGCCGGCAGCGTGCTCCGGCATTACGAGGCGGGCGCCGTCATCACGCGGCGCGGCGAACCGTCCGTGCACTGGATCGGCGTGCACACGGGCTTGATCAAGCTGGCTGTCTACAACACCGATGGGCGCGGCGCCACGTTTTCCGGCGTGCCGGCCGGCGGCTGGTGCGGCGAGGGCAGCGTGCTCAAGCGCGAACTGCGCCGCTACGACGTGGTGGCCGTGCGCGCGTCGAGCATCGTTCTCGTGCCGGTGGACCTGTTTCATCTGCTGCTGGCCGAGAGCCTCTCCTTTAACGCCTTCGTCATCCGCCAGCTGAACGAACGCATGGGCCAGTTCATCGCCACCATCCAGAACCAGCGCCTGCTGGCCGTCGACGCGCAAGTGGCGCAAGCCATCGCGCAGCTGTTCCATCCCATGCTATATCCGCGTACCTCCAGCGTGCTTGAGCTGTCGCAGGAAGAAATCGGCTTGCTGACCGGCATTTCACGCCAGCGTGTGAACCAGGCGCTGGGCCATCTGGCCGAATTGAAACTCATCAGCATTGCCTACCAGTCGATCCGCGTGGTCGACCTCGACGGCTTGCGCCGTTATGGCGTAGCGTCGCTGTGA
- a CDS encoding DUF2946 domain-containing protein, which produces MKRKQWHMWFACLAILLNALSPSLSYAFASQHANVNNAAVDICSASGAVYTQADLAPAATSTTGSVLHHIEHCPFCISHAGSVGLPPPSSAPLPVITGHDDYPPLFYQAPRVPFAWLAASPRGPPLAA; this is translated from the coding sequence TTGAAGCGCAAACAGTGGCACATGTGGTTCGCCTGCCTGGCGATACTGCTCAATGCGCTGTCGCCATCCCTGTCCTATGCGTTTGCTTCGCAGCACGCGAACGTGAACAATGCCGCCGTCGACATCTGCTCGGCCAGCGGCGCCGTCTACACGCAGGCCGATCTGGCGCCTGCCGCCACATCCACCACCGGTTCCGTGCTGCACCACATCGAGCATTGCCCGTTCTGCATCAGCCATGCGGGCAGCGTGGGCCTGCCGCCGCCGTCTTCAGCGCCGCTGCCTGTCATCACGGGCCACGACGACTATCCACCCTTGTTTTACCAGGCGCCGCGAGTCCCGTTCGCGTGGCTGGCCGCCAGCCCGCGCGGTCCCCCTTTGGCCGCCTGA
- a CDS encoding SCO family protein, whose translation MKRRLFLLAGTAGLLTLAACEPAPKPHYNGLDLTGGDYKPDFKLSGPDGKVYTLADFKGKYVMVFFGFTQCPDVCPTALSRALEIRQKLGPDADKLQVIFISIDPERDTPELLGEYMRAFDPSFLGLRTDPKNTAQTAFNYKVFYRRVPSGSSYTMDHTAISYVLDTEGRMRLGLKHQLTGDECVQDIKTLMKSKYTL comes from the coding sequence ATGAAACGTCGTCTTTTCCTTCTCGCCGGCACGGCGGGATTGCTTACGCTTGCCGCTTGCGAACCAGCGCCGAAACCCCATTACAACGGTCTTGACTTGACGGGAGGCGATTACAAGCCCGACTTCAAGTTGAGCGGCCCCGACGGCAAGGTGTACACCCTGGCCGACTTCAAGGGCAAATATGTGATGGTCTTCTTTGGCTTCACGCAATGCCCGGACGTGTGCCCGACAGCCCTGTCGCGCGCGCTGGAAATCCGCCAGAAGCTGGGGCCGGACGCTGATAAGCTGCAAGTGATCTTCATCAGCATCGACCCCGAGCGCGATACGCCAGAGTTGCTGGGTGAATACATGCGCGCCTTCGACCCCAGCTTCCTCGGCTTGCGCACAGACCCGAAGAACACGGCGCAGACGGCCTTCAATTACAAGGTCTTCTACCGCCGTGTACCGAGCGGCAGTTCGTACACGATGGACCACACGGCCATCAGCTATGTGCTCGATACGGAAGGGCGCATGCGCCTGGGCTTGAAACACCAGCTGACGGGCGACGAGTGCGTGCAGGACATCAAGACCCTGATGAAATCGAAATACACCTTATAA
- a CDS encoding copper chaperone PCu(A)C — translation MTHLKTLLATALAVLSFSAAAQTSVQITDPWVRATVPQQKATGAFMQITAPKAMRLLEVRSSVAGVAEIHEMSMADNMMRMRQVKEIALPAGKAVELKPGGYHVMLLDLKGQVKAGDKIPLTLVVEGEDKRRETIEVNAVARPLGATSAPMPAMKH, via the coding sequence ATGACCCATCTGAAAACCCTGCTGGCCACGGCCCTGGCCGTGCTGTCCTTCTCCGCCGCTGCCCAGACGTCCGTGCAGATCACCGACCCGTGGGTGCGCGCCACCGTGCCGCAGCAAAAAGCCACGGGCGCCTTCATGCAGATCACGGCGCCGAAAGCGATGCGTTTGCTGGAAGTTCGCTCGTCCGTGGCCGGCGTGGCGGAAATCCATGAAATGAGCATGGCGGACAATATGATGCGCATGCGCCAGGTCAAGGAAATCGCTTTGCCAGCCGGCAAAGCGGTCGAGCTGAAGCCGGGCGGCTACCACGTCATGCTGCTGGACCTGAAAGGACAAGTAAAGGCGGGCGACAAGATTCCGCTGACCCTCGTCGTCGAAGGCGAGGACAAGCGCCGTGAAACCATCGAAGTCAATGCCGTGGCCCGTCCGCTGGGCGCCACCTCGGCCCCGATGCCGGCGATGAAGCACTGA
- a CDS encoding CerR family C-terminal domain-containing protein: MTQDKGNERESEPARARILQAAVQLFADEGYKLASVRRICEAAHVNVAMVNYYFHGKEELYLAAFDHARELARASAADVAAASAQAQLPSVEQLRLAIEALVSDMLRSGSASLFSRLVARELIEPTAAIHKLAERNVRPQHALFTRLIRGVVGPALSDDVVQKCVFSVIGQVVFYARSRIVHELVVPEITYDEAGIADIARHVAAFSLAALDGLRRQHVTQELA, encoded by the coding sequence ATGACGCAAGACAAGGGAAACGAAAGAGAAAGCGAACCGGCGCGCGCGCGCATCCTGCAAGCGGCGGTCCAGCTGTTTGCCGATGAGGGCTACAAGCTCGCGTCCGTGCGCAGGATCTGCGAGGCGGCCCACGTCAACGTGGCGATGGTCAATTACTATTTTCATGGCAAGGAAGAGCTGTATCTGGCTGCCTTCGACCATGCGCGCGAACTGGCGCGCGCCTCGGCTGCGGACGTGGCCGCCGCCAGCGCGCAGGCGCAGCTGCCGTCCGTGGAACAGTTGCGCCTGGCTATCGAGGCGCTCGTCTCCGACATGCTGCGCTCCGGTTCCGCATCCCTGTTCAGCCGCCTGGTGGCGCGCGAACTGATCGAGCCGACGGCGGCCATCCACAAGCTGGCCGAGCGCAATGTGCGGCCGCAGCATGCGCTGTTCACTCGCCTGATCCGTGGCGTAGTGGGGCCGGCCCTGTCCGACGACGTGGTGCAGAAATGCGTGTTCAGCGTGATTGGGCAGGTGGTGTTCTATGCCCGTTCGCGCATCGTGCATGAGCTGGTGGTACCTGAAATCACCTATGACGAAGCGGGCATCGCCGATATCGCCCGGCATGTCGCCGCGTTTTCGCTGGCGGCCCTCGACGGCTTGCGCCGCCAGCATGTTACGCAGGAGCTTGCATGA